GGTGGACCTCCGGGGCTTCCCCAAGCTGGAAGGCACCCGTCACGTGAACATGGCGCTCATCGCCAAGCTCCTGCCCAATTACTTCTTCAACCCCAAGGAACACCCGGAAATAGGCAGGATCACGGACGCCCGCAACGACGACCACATGTTCGACCAGGGCCCCACCCGCGGTTACGGAAAAATCCAGTTCCACGACTACAACATCGCCTACAACAGCGTGGACCTGCCCAACGTCAACATCTTCAAAAAGCAGATCCAGGCCTTTGTGGAATGGCTCATGCTCTCCGGTATGGATCTGGGCAAGCAAATGCTCAACGATTTTGACTTTCTGCTGGCCGTCGGCGAAATCTTTACCATTGTGGCTTACGGACAGCTCATTATCGAAAGCGCCAAGATCGAAAACCTGGACGACGACCTGCTGGACGAAATCTTTGACGTGTTCGTGCGGGACTTCTCCAGGTACGCCCTGGCCGTCAACGGCAAGCCCACGGCAACGCCCGAGCAAAAGGAAGCCATCCTCAAGTGCATCCAAAGCCCGGTGGTGGATGACGACAAGTTCAACCGCGTCCTGGAGAAGCACGTATATTCCCTCATCGACGCATACACCATGAATCCCTGATTCATGCTTGCAGCGGAAATCCAAAAGGCGGGGGCTTCGGCCCTCGCCTTGTTCGTTTAAAGGCGAGAACCTATGCGAAAAGAGCCTGTGGCCGTCACCGTGCCCGAACTCCAGGAAATTCTGGAACGCCATCTTGCGGCCGACGCCGCTATCAATTACGCCGTGAAAATCGTAGGGCATCCGGGAATCGGCAAATCCGACCTGGTCCGTCAGACTGCGTCCAAAATGAATTTTTTGTTTATAGACACCCGGCTGGCCTTCAAGGAAAACATCGACCTGGGCGGATACCCCGTGCCCGACCATGAGTCCCGCCGCATGCTGTATTACCGCCCGGGGTTCATCCCGCCGCCGGAAGTCCCCGAGGGCAAGGACGGCATACTCTGGTTTTTGGACGAAGCCAACCGGGCCCATCCCACGGTAATCCAGACCCTGTTTCAGATCATTACCGAAAAGGTCTGCGGCGAGCACGCCCTGCCGGATAGAACCTTTGTGGTCCTGGCCGGAAACCTGGGCGAGGAGGATAACACGGCGCTTACGGAGTTTGACGACTCGGCCCTGGACGGCAGGCTGGCCGTCTTCCATCTGAGGCCCGATGCGACCAACTGGCTCAATTGGGCGGAAAAGGAGGGCATTCATCCTTCCATCATCCGCTACATAGGCGGCTTTCCGGACAAGCTCTGGGACGAGGAAAACATCCACCCAAATCCCCGGGGATGGCATCAGGTCTCCCAGGCCTTGCACCTTTCCTACGGCCTGAAAACCGGGGCGGACCTGGCCCGGCTTCTGGAGTCCGGCGCGGACGCGCCCCTGGAGAAGATGATCGTCGCCCTGGTGGGGCAGACGGCCGCCAGCGATTTTGTCTTGCAGATAACCTCCCCAAGGGAATTGACGACCCAGGAGGTCCTTGACGGCGATCACGCCAAATTGGACTTATTGGCGCAAAACCACATCAGGCAGGAGGACGCCCTGTGGGCCTTGTCCGGAGCCCTCACCGCATTGCGGGAGCAAAACATGGAAAGCGGAGATAAACCCTCCCAGGCCTTGCTGCAAAATTTGGCCAACACGCTCCAATTCCTGGCCCGGGTGCGGGCGGACATGCGGTTGTCGTTTTTCTACCTGCTCATTAAAAAATGCGCCCTGTTCACCCAGATTCCCAGCGCCCTGAAAATGCTGGACTCCAAGACTGCCGGCGCGGTTTCGGAAAAAATTCGGGATATGCTGGAGGCGCCATGACCGCCGCCCCGTCGCCCTGGGAGCCTGTCCTGAAAACGCTGTGGAGCCAAAGCCGTTTTGCGTCCTTCTTCTTCCAGGCTGTGAGCTTCGTCCCCAATGACGACTTGCCCACCCTGGCCCTCACCGCGTTTCAACGCAGGCTCACCCTGTTTTACAATACCGCCTTTGTGGAGCAAACCCGGCCGGAACATCTCATCGGGCTTTTGATCCACGAAATGCTTCATGTGATTTTCAATCACGACCACCGCTTGATTCCAGGGCGGAATCTCCACGTCCAGAACCTGGCTCAGGACATGGTCATCAATTCCTATATTGGGGAAAACAGGAAATCCTTTTTCTCCCGCACTGGGCGGCATCAAACCCCGGAACTGGAACTGCCCCCCGGCCTGCCCGTGATTCCAAAGTCATTCGGCCGGGATACGGGAAAAACCGACCTCGCCCAAGTCTCGTGGGAGGAGGTCTACGTCTGGCTTAACTCCCGTTCCGCCTTTCCGGACACAAGCCAACGGGAGGAAGATCCCGGTTTGCCCGGCATGGATCAATCCTCCTGGCAGGCCTTGGGGGATAAATCCGCTACGCCCGGATCCGTGGACGGCTTGTCCCTCATGGATCAAGGCGGCAAGCCCTTGCCCACGGGCGCCCATTTGTTCGGCGAGGCCTCGGCCAACGAACAGGCCAACGCAGGCGCCAAGCGGGTGCTCCGGTTCATCCGCCAGGGTGGGGAATGCGCAAACGAGCGGGCCTTGCAGGATCTGGCCTGCCTCATCGAGGCCCCGGCCAAAGTCAAAAGGCCCATTTGGCGGCGGGAAATCAAGACCATCCTGGACTACTCCCGCCCCCGGGAACAATGGGAATACGCCTCGTCCCGGTTCAACCGCCGCTATGTGGATGCCGGCATCTACGCCCCAGGCAGGCGATACACCCACATGCCGCTCATCACCGTGGTCGTGGACGTCTCCGGGTCCATGGCCTCCCATCCCAAGGAGATGGAGCAGGCCTTCGGGCTGGTTGAGTCTCTGGTTTCGGATTTTCGCATTAACCTGCTGTGTTTGGATCAGGACCTGTTT
The Desulfatibacillum aliphaticivorans DSM 15576 DNA segment above includes these coding regions:
- a CDS encoding vWA domain-containing protein codes for the protein MTAAPSPWEPVLKTLWSQSRFASFFFQAVSFVPNDDLPTLALTAFQRRLTLFYNTAFVEQTRPEHLIGLLIHEMLHVIFNHDHRLIPGRNLHVQNLAQDMVINSYIGENRKSFFSRTGRHQTPELELPPGLPVIPKSFGRDTGKTDLAQVSWEEVYVWLNSRSAFPDTSQREEDPGLPGMDQSSWQALGDKSATPGSVDGLSLMDQGGKPLPTGAHLFGEASANEQANAGAKRVLRFIRQGGECANERALQDLACLIEAPAKVKRPIWRREIKTILDYSRPREQWEYASSRFNRRYVDAGIYAPGRRYTHMPLITVVVDVSGSMASHPKEMEQAFGLVESLVSDFRINLLCLDQDLFIPQKQGDGFKASKSKRPYYYKKGDWRYIRSGSRGTTLFAPLFNAYMSGHKEALLVLTDGFIYDLKALKPHHPTIWAVPSAQEVRFHPPFGRVVSMGDAP